The following proteins are encoded in a genomic region of Streptomyces gobiensis:
- the pstS gene encoding phosphate ABC transporter substrate-binding protein PstS gives MKLHRTNRLRTLSVGALAVTSALVLSACGTDENTGNGGGKTDAASNINCEGKGNLLASGSSAQKNAMDVWVQKYQQACKETQVNYKATGSGAGIQEFLQGKTAFAGSDSALKEDEIKDSQKVCKGGGKGINLPMVGGPVAVGYNLSGVDDLVLDAPTLAKIFDSKITKWDDTAIKKLNPDTKLPSTKIQAFHRSDESGTTDNFTDYLNTAAPDDWKYEASKAWKGKGGQSADGSSGVASNVKQTDGAIGYFELSYATGSDLNTVKLDTGASKPVEATVENSSAAIGAGKIVGKEGDLAMELDYATKAEGAYPIVLVTYEIVCDKGNKADTLEATKSFLTYAASEDGQKALEDIDYAPMPEEIITQVRETVAKIS, from the coding sequence GTGAAGCTTCACCGCACGAACCGGCTTCGCACCCTGTCTGTCGGTGCTCTCGCGGTCACCAGTGCCCTGGTCCTGTCCGCCTGCGGTACGGACGAGAACACCGGCAACGGCGGCGGGAAGACCGACGCGGCGAGCAACATCAACTGCGAGGGCAAGGGCAACCTGCTGGCCTCCGGCTCCAGCGCGCAGAAGAACGCCATGGACGTCTGGGTGCAGAAGTACCAGCAGGCGTGCAAGGAGACCCAGGTCAACTACAAGGCCACCGGGTCCGGCGCGGGCATCCAGGAGTTCCTGCAGGGCAAGACCGCCTTCGCGGGCTCCGACTCGGCCCTCAAGGAAGACGAGATCAAGGACTCCCAGAAGGTCTGCAAGGGCGGCGGCAAGGGCATCAACCTGCCGATGGTCGGCGGCCCGGTCGCCGTGGGCTACAACCTCTCCGGCGTGGACGACCTGGTCCTGGACGCCCCCACCCTGGCCAAGATCTTCGACTCGAAGATCACCAAGTGGGACGACACGGCCATCAAGAAGCTGAACCCGGACACGAAGCTGCCGTCCACCAAGATCCAGGCCTTCCACCGCTCGGATGAGTCCGGTACCACGGACAACTTCACCGACTACCTGAACACCGCCGCTCCGGACGACTGGAAGTACGAGGCCAGCAAGGCCTGGAAGGGCAAGGGCGGCCAGTCCGCGGACGGCTCCTCCGGTGTCGCCTCCAACGTCAAGCAGACGGACGGTGCCATCGGCTACTTCGAGCTCTCCTACGCCACCGGCAGCGACCTGAACACCGTCAAGCTGGACACCGGCGCCAGCAAGCCGGTCGAGGCCACCGTGGAGAACTCCTCGGCCGCCATCGGCGCCGGCAAGATCGTCGGCAAGGAGGGTGACCTCGCCATGGAGCTGGACTACGCCACCAAGGCCGAGGGCGCCTACCCGATCGTCCTGGTGACCTACGAGATCGTCTGCGACAAGGGCAACAAGGCAGACACTCTGGAGGCCACGAAGTCCTTCCTGACCTACGCTGCCAGCGAGGACGGCCAGAAGGCCCTCGAGGACATCGACTACGCGCCGATGCCGGAAGAGATCATCACCCAGGTCCGCGAGACCGTCGCGAAGATCTCCTGA